The Curtobacterium poinsettiae DNA segment AAGGTGACCGAGCGGTTCCTGGGCAAGCGCCAGATCGGCACGACCGGTCGCGGGATCGGCCCGACCTACGCCGACAAGATCAACCGCGTCGGCATCCGGATCCAGGACATCTTCGACGAGAACATCCTGCGGCAGAAGGTCGAAGCCGCGCTCGACCAGAAGAACCACCTGCTGGTCAAGGTCTTCAACCGCCGTGCGATCGACCCGGAAGAAGTCGTCGAGTCGCTGCTCTCGTTCGCCGAGCGCCTGCGCCCGATGGTCGCCGACACCGCCCTCGAGATCCACCGGGCGCTCGAGCGCGGCGAGACCGTCCTGTTCGAAGCCGGCCAGGCCACCATGCTCGACGTCGACCACGGCACCTACCCGTTCGTCACCTCGTCGTCCGCGACCGCCGGCGGCGCCGCGACCGGTTCGGGCATCGGGCCGGGCAAGCTCGAGCGGATCATCGGCATCGTCAAGGCGTACACGACCCGCGTCGGCGCCGGACCGTTCCCGACCGAGCTGTTCGACGAGTCCGGGGAGTTCCTGCGCGCGAACGGCTTCGAGTTCGGCACCACCACCGGCCGCCCGCGCCGCTGTGGCTGGTACGACGCCCCGATCGCCCGCTACACGGCACGCATCAACGGTGTGACCGACTTCGTGCTCACCAAGCTCGACGTCCTGACCGGGCTCGAGACGATCCCGGTGTGCGTCGCGTACGAGGTCGACGGCGTCCGCGTCGACGAGGTCCCGGTCAACCAGTCCGACTTCCACCACGCGAAGCCGGTGTACCAGGAGTTCCCCGGCTGGACCGAGGACATCACCGGGGCCCGTACCTTCGACGACCTGCCGAAGAACGCGCAGGACTACGTCCTGGCGATCGAGGCGATGTCCGGCGCACGGATCTCGGCGATCGGTGTCGGACCCGGCCGTGACGCCATCGTCGTGCGGCACGACCTGCTCGGCGACGACGAGCGTGCCGACCAGCGCGCCGGCGAGCGCACCGACGCAGCGTGACGATGCGGATC contains these protein-coding regions:
- a CDS encoding adenylosuccinate synthase produces the protein MPAAVIIGAQWGDEGKGKATDLLGSRIDYVVKFNGGNNAGHTVVVGGEKYALHLLPSGILTPGVTPIIGNGVVVDLEVLFQELDALRARGVDVSKLLVSANAHVITHYHRTVDKVTERFLGKRQIGTTGRGIGPTYADKINRVGIRIQDIFDENILRQKVEAALDQKNHLLVKVFNRRAIDPEEVVESLLSFAERLRPMVADTALEIHRALERGETVLFEAGQATMLDVDHGTYPFVTSSSATAGGAATGSGIGPGKLERIIGIVKAYTTRVGAGPFPTELFDESGEFLRANGFEFGTTTGRPRRCGWYDAPIARYTARINGVTDFVLTKLDVLTGLETIPVCVAYEVDGVRVDEVPVNQSDFHHAKPVYQEFPGWTEDITGARTFDDLPKNAQDYVLAIEAMSGARISAIGVGPGRDAIVVRHDLLGDDERADQRAGERTDAA